One genomic window of Caenorhabditis elegans chromosome I includes the following:
- the Y23H5A.8 gene encoding NADH dehydrogenase subunit 5 (Confirmed by transcript evidence), with product MLLLLLLLLSTTQLDLLIWTKGPGSSYQNQSING from the exons ATGCTGCTG ttgctgctgctgctgctgtcaACAACACAGCTGGACTTGCTGATATGGACCAAGGGACCAGGATCGAGTTACCAAAATCAAAGCATCAATGGTTAG